The following coding sequences are from one Panicum hallii strain FIL2 chromosome 5, PHallii_v3.1, whole genome shotgun sequence window:
- the LOC112892573 gene encoding uncharacterized protein LOC112892573, with product MGLDITKMLTPSKAPFYGIVPVNAATPLNSVVLPVTFGTKDNYRTEYVKFEVVDFESSYHTILGRSALAKFMAISHYVYLLLKMPGKIGVLTLRGDLKNSHDCDQEAIEYASTSRVIEPSAEVFAAAQKLADTEMEVSNQSPSQSRVKPNPSDIGIKTIHLREGDPSKTALIRGGLSDK from the coding sequence atggggctggacatcaccaagatgctcacccccagTAAGGCTCCATTCTACGGTATCGTCCCAGTGAATGCAGCTACACCACTCAATTCGGTGGTCCTGCCAGTTACCTTTGGTACcaaagacaactaccgcacggAGTACGTCAAGTTCGAGGTGGTTGACTTTGAATCGTCATACCACACCATCCTCGGCAGATCGGCTCTAGCCAAGTTCATGGCCATATCTCACTACGTCTACttgctactcaagatgccaggcaagatagGGGTACTCAcactccgcggcgacttgaagaattCGCATGACTGCGACCAagaggcgatcgagtacgccTCAACATCACGCGTGATAGAACCTTCGGCAGAAGTCTTCGCGGCCGCACAGAAGCTCGCTGACACAGAGATGGAGGTCTCTAATCAGAGTCCTAGCCAGTCTAGGGTAAAACCCAACCCCAGTGACATCGGCATCAAGACCATCCACCTACGAGAAGGCGATCCATCCAAGACAGCTTTGATCAGAGGCGGCctgagtgacaaatag